One Bombina bombina isolate aBomBom1 chromosome 5, aBomBom1.pri, whole genome shotgun sequence DNA segment encodes these proteins:
- the LOC128659990 gene encoding gastrula zinc finger protein XlCGF52.1 gives MNSYVLDKHLNSSYPSFTTGSIRIIPQTPKVLDTNDYSQTLGISQQIFKGDGELTETGQQLLCTDSNLVIKQEDNSYALSSEIIIREDKPHTFTEFSKHIKVEKSLQSSQIIHTKEKRFKSTECEKSFRWKSILLEHSKIHTGEEPHTFTECGKCFTQIDHLKSHRKIYTGEKPFTCTECGKSFTQKSNLKHHERIHTGEKPFTCTECGKSFKQKSNLKTHGRIHTGEKPFTCTECGKSFTVISSLKHHERIHTGEKPFTCTECGKSFTVISSLKHHERIHTGEKPFTCTECGKNCTKKSALKKHERIHTGEKPFTCTECGKSFTQKIELKTHERIHTGEKPFTCTECGKCFKAKGNLKHHERIHTGEKPFTCTECGKSFTEMSSLKNHERIHTGEKPFRCTECGKSFKQMNSLKYHERIHKGRNL, from the coding sequence acaaacacctgaatagttcatatccatccttcactacaggaagcatcagaattataccgcaaactccaaaagtcttagacaccaatgactattcacaaacattggggatatcacagcagatatttaaaggagatggtgAATTGACAGAAACTGGGCAGCAATTATTATGTACAGacagtaatttagtcatcaaacaagaggacaacagttatgccttatctagtgaaattattatccgagaggataaaccacacacatttactgagttttcaaaacatattaaagtagagaaaagtctacagtctagccaaataattcatacaaaggagaaacgtttcaaatctacagaatgtgagaaaagctttagatggaagtctatTCTACTAGAGCActccaaaattcacacaggtgaggaaccacacacatttactgagtgcggcaaatgttttacacaaatagaTCATCTGAAAAGTCATAGAAAGAtttacacaggagaaaagcctttcacatgtacagagtgtggaaaaagttttacacaaaagagtaatctgaaacatcatgaaaggattcacacaggagaaaagcctttcacatgtacagagtgtggaaaaagttttaaacaaaagagtaatctgaaaactcatggaaggattcacacaggagaaaagcctttcacatgtacagagtgtggaaaaagttttacagtaatTAGTAGTCTAAAACATCATGaacggattcacacaggggaaaagcctttcacatgtacagagtgtggaaaaagttttacagtaatTAGTAGTCTAAAACATCATGaacggattcacacaggggaaaagcctttcacatgtacagagtgtggaaaaaattgtacaaaaaagagtgctctgaaaaagcatgaaagaattcacacaggggaaaagcctttcacatgtacagagtgtggaaaaagttttacacaaaagattgAGCTGAAAACTCATGaacggattcacacaggggaaaagcctttcacatgtacagagtgtgggaaatgttttaaagcTAAGGGTAATCTGAAACATCATGaacggattcacacaggagaaaagcctttcacatgtacagagtgtggaaaaagttttacagaaatgagtagtctgaaaaatcatgaaagaattcacacaggagaaaagcctttcagatgtacagagtgtggaaaaagttttaaacaaatgaatagtctgaaatatcatgaaaggattcacaagggcaGAAACCTTTAA